Proteins encoded together in one Corallococcus silvisoli window:
- a CDS encoding helix-turn-helix domain-containing protein has protein sequence MTQSRRERAEALGAALKAARQQAGLSMEEVAEHLELGVEVLARVERGVMVPTIPTLSRLCALMKLDPDSLPDLPELSD, from the coding sequence ATGACACAGAGTCGGAGAGAGCGGGCCGAAGCGCTTGGCGCGGCGCTGAAGGCAGCGCGGCAACAAGCGGGGCTCTCCATGGAGGAAGTCGCCGAGCATCTGGAACTGGGCGTGGAGGTCCTCGCCCGCGTCGAGCGAGGGGTGATGGTCCCCACCATCCCCACGCTGAGCCGGCTGTGCGCCCTGATGAAGCTGGATCCAGACAGCCTGCCAGACCTGCCGGAGCTGAGTGACTGA
- a CDS encoding (deoxy)nucleoside triphosphate pyrophosphohydrolase has translation MTRRHVRVVGAMLQNEMGHYLITQRPPTASLPLMWEFPGGRVEEGEHDAVALARELQEEMGVQIEVLEQVMHTHHEYPTYDIDFRVFRCRLSRPEAEIHHLRVHDHRWVSLEEMGQYRFPDADAKTLARLLDLDH, from the coding sequence ATGACCCGTCGTCACGTGCGAGTCGTCGGCGCGATGCTCCAGAACGAGATGGGTCACTACCTCATCACCCAGCGTCCCCCCACCGCGTCGCTCCCCTTGATGTGGGAGTTCCCTGGCGGTCGCGTGGAGGAGGGGGAGCACGACGCGGTGGCGCTCGCCCGGGAGCTCCAGGAGGAGATGGGGGTTCAGATCGAGGTGCTCGAGCAGGTGATGCACACCCATCACGAGTACCCGACCTATGACATCGACTTCCGGGTGTTCCGCTGCCGCCTGAGCCGGCCGGAGGCGGAGATCCACCACTTGCGCGTGCACGACCACCGCTGGGTGTCCTTGGAGGAGATGGGGCAGTACCGCTTCCCCGACGCGGACGCCAAGACGCTGGCCCGGTTGCTGGACCTGGACCACTGA
- a CDS encoding MaoC family dehydratase yields MSAPIFDLHSLPAMPAALLRAALPFGKTRGTTLPAMTLRAHGCRASPVLLERYRAVCGFDADGFLPLTYPQVLATPLHLGLLGLPDFPYSVLGTVHVRNRIQQHRRLPDTAALTVSCRFDGLREVPAGQEFDLLTRVEAEDSGELLWQAVSTLLRRHAVKKDAEAPRKAPPPVDARFASSRPAPWAIPADTGRRYARASGDYNPIHLTGLSAKPFGFPRAIAHGMWTLARCVAELGEVAHADALALECEFKKPLFLPSRVTFQTARESAGVAFRVMSEEGKPHLMGRLG; encoded by the coding sequence ATGTCCGCTCCCATCTTCGACCTGCACTCGCTCCCGGCGATGCCCGCCGCGCTCCTGCGCGCGGCACTTCCTTTCGGGAAGACCCGGGGCACGACCCTTCCGGCCATGACCCTGCGGGCGCACGGCTGCCGTGCGTCCCCCGTGCTGCTGGAGCGCTACCGCGCCGTGTGCGGCTTCGACGCCGACGGCTTCCTGCCGCTGACCTACCCCCAGGTGCTCGCGACGCCGCTGCACCTGGGCCTGCTGGGCCTGCCCGACTTCCCGTACTCGGTGCTGGGCACGGTTCACGTGCGCAACCGCATCCAGCAGCACCGCCGCCTGCCGGACACCGCCGCGCTCACCGTGTCCTGCCGCTTCGACGGTCTGCGGGAGGTGCCCGCGGGCCAGGAGTTCGACCTCCTGACGCGCGTGGAGGCGGAGGACTCCGGGGAGCTCTTGTGGCAGGCCGTCAGCACCCTGCTGCGCCGTCACGCCGTGAAGAAGGACGCGGAGGCCCCGCGCAAGGCGCCTCCGCCCGTCGACGCGCGCTTCGCCTCCAGCCGGCCCGCCCCCTGGGCGATTCCCGCCGACACCGGGCGCCGCTACGCGCGGGCCTCCGGCGACTACAACCCCATCCACCTCACCGGCCTCAGCGCGAAGCCCTTTGGCTTTCCTCGCGCCATCGCGCACGGCATGTGGACGCTCGCGCGCTGCGTGGCGGAGCTGGGCGAGGTGGCCCACGCGGACGCGCTGGCCCTGGAGTGTGAGTTCAAGAAGCCCCTCTTCCTTCCATCCCGCGTGACGTTCCAGACAGCTCGCGAGTCCGCGGGCGTGGCGTTCCGGGTGATGTCGGAGGAGGGGAAGCCGCACCTGATGGGGCGGCTGGGCTGA